Proteins encoded in a region of the Planococcus citri chromosome 1, ihPlaCitr1.1, whole genome shotgun sequence genome:
- the LOC135849689 gene encoding probable splicing factor, arginine/serine-rich 6, whose translation MSRSRHESSSRHENPDCKVYIGELGFNASKQDVEDAFSYYGPIRNVWVARNPPGFAFVEFEDVRDAEDAVKEVDGRRTVCGRRVRVERAGNRRGRGGFRGRSFRGGGGGHRGRSFHPDERDRCFECGDRGHYARECRHRRGGRRSRGRGGGRSYSRSRSRSGSRDRRSRSRDRRSRSRDRRSRSRDRRSRSRADRRSRSNSSSRSRSPSRTRNNKRSRSRSDSPRNNDRKAKSVSRSRDRSVSKSKAKSVSRSRDRSVSKSKSKSRTPAPRKASSGSPARNGDA comes from the exons ATGTCGCGTAGTCGCCATGAAAGTTCTAGCCGCCATGAAAATCCAGATTGTAAGGTTTACATCGgagaattag GTTTTAATGCTTCGAAACAAGACGTCGAAGACGCATTTTCATATTATGGTCCAATACGTAACGTGTGGGTGGCCAGGAATCCACCAGGTTTCGCATTCGTCGAGTTCGAAGACGTTAGAGATGCCGAAGACGCGGTCAAAGAAGTTGACGGCAG AAGAACCGTCTGTGGAAGACGTGTTCGCGTAGAACGGGCTGGCAATAGACGGGGTAGAGGTGGTTTTAGAGGACGCTCGTTCCGTGGTGGCGGTGGTGGTCACCGAGGACGATCTTTTCATCCCGATGAGCGTGATCGATGTTTCGAATGTGGAGATCGAGGACATTATGCCAGAGAGTGTAGACATAGACGTGGAGGACGACGAAGTCGAGGTCGAGGCGGTGGCCG GTCCTACAGCAGATCAAGATCCCGTTCAGGATCGCGCGATCGTCGCTCAAGATCTCGCGATCGTCGTTCAAGATCTCGGGACCGTCGTTCGAGATCTCGCGATCGTCGCAGTAGGTCGCGGGCTGATCGTCGATCCAGATCTAATTCAAGTTCCCGTTCACGTTCACCATCTCGTACTAGAAATAATAAGCGTAGCAGATCTCGTTCCGATTCACCACGTAATAACGATCGTAAAGCCAAATCTGTATCTAGATCGCGTGATCGGTCAGTATCCAAATCGAAAGCCAAATCAGTATCTAGATCACGTGATCGATCAGTTTCCAAATCGAAATCTAAGTCGAGGACACCGGCTCCGAG GAAAGCCAGTTCTGGATCTCCTGCGAGAAACGGTGATGCCTAA